The following proteins come from a genomic window of Synechococcus sp. HK05:
- the ctpZ gene encoding carboxyl-terminal processing protease CtpZ, which produces MAQRIRQRAWALLCSLLLLSWNAAPAWALNDGQQLVVESWRLVNQSYVDPDRFDTIHWKRLRQKALERSIQSSADAYDAIDWMLAPIGDPYTRLLRPSDFTALKASTQGSVSGVGLQLGIRQDDTTVVVIAPLEGSPAAEAGIVSGTELVRVDGTATAELGLESTAARLRGTEGTTVLLEIKPPEGRAREVELQRRRVDLLPVRQRLIEHDGHRLGYLRITQFAEPVPQQVASALNALQEQGIEGLVLDLRNNSGGLVSAGLAVADQLLDGAPIVETRNRDGFSDPQQANRGLVYGGPMLTLVNGGTASASEILAGALQDDERSPLLGSRTFGKGLIQTLIGLGGDGSGLAVTVARYVTPSGRDIQNLGIEPDQRLPEPEPLDPGGTGDAWLSQALDQLQRQLEPTL; this is translated from the coding sequence ATGGCTCAGCGCATCCGCCAACGGGCGTGGGCCCTGCTCTGCAGCCTTCTGCTGCTGAGCTGGAATGCTGCTCCTGCCTGGGCTCTGAACGACGGCCAACAGCTCGTCGTGGAGAGCTGGCGGCTCGTGAACCAGAGCTACGTGGATCCCGATCGCTTCGACACGATCCACTGGAAACGGCTCCGCCAGAAGGCGCTGGAGCGTTCCATCCAAAGCAGCGCCGATGCCTACGACGCCATTGATTGGATGCTCGCCCCCATCGGCGACCCTTACACCCGCCTGTTGCGACCCAGCGATTTCACGGCGCTCAAGGCCAGCACCCAGGGGAGCGTGAGCGGCGTGGGCCTGCAATTGGGGATCCGCCAGGACGACACGACCGTGGTGGTGATCGCTCCGCTGGAGGGATCACCCGCCGCCGAAGCCGGGATCGTGAGCGGCACCGAACTGGTGCGGGTGGATGGCACCGCCACGGCAGAGCTGGGACTGGAGAGCACCGCGGCGCGGCTACGTGGGACAGAAGGAACGACTGTTCTGCTGGAGATCAAGCCGCCTGAGGGCCGGGCGCGGGAGGTGGAGCTGCAGCGCAGGCGGGTGGATCTGCTGCCCGTGCGCCAGCGACTGATCGAGCATGACGGCCACCGGTTGGGCTACCTGCGCATCACCCAGTTCGCCGAACCGGTGCCGCAGCAGGTGGCCTCCGCCCTGAACGCCCTGCAAGAGCAAGGCATCGAAGGACTGGTGTTGGATCTGCGCAACAACTCCGGCGGCCTAGTGAGCGCCGGGTTGGCCGTAGCGGATCAACTGCTCGATGGCGCTCCGATCGTGGAGACCCGCAACCGCGACGGATTCAGTGATCCCCAGCAGGCCAACCGCGGACTGGTGTACGGCGGCCCGATGCTCACCCTGGTGAACGGGGGCACCGCTAGCGCCAGCGAGATCCTGGCCGGAGCCTTGCAGGACGATGAACGCTCCCCGCTGCTCGGTAGCCGCACCTTCGGGAAAGGCTTGATCCAAACCTTGATTGGCTTGGGGGGCGACGGCAGCGGCCTGGCGGTGACCGTGGCCCGCTACGTGACCCCCAGCGGCCGAGATATCCAGAACCTGGGCATTGAGCCGGATCAGCGGCTACCCGAGCCCGAACCGCTCGACCCCGGAGGCACGGGGGATGCCTGGCTCAGCCAGGCGCTTGATCAACTGCAACGGCAGCTGGAGCCAACACTCTGA
- the petB gene encoding cytochrome b6, whose amino-acid sequence MANSSPASGGKSSPVYDWFNERLDIQEIVDDVASKYVPPHVNIFYCLGGITLVCFLVQFATGFAMTFYYKPTVAEAYASVQYLMTDVSFGWLIRSVHRWSASMMVLMLILHVFRVYLTGGFKRPRELTWITGVTMAVITVSFGVTGYSLPWDQVGYWAVKIVSGVPAAVPVVGDFMVELLRGGESVGQATLTRFYSLHTFVMPWLLAVFMLIHFLMIRKQGISGPL is encoded by the coding sequence ATGGCGAATTCATCGCCCGCCTCCGGCGGAAAGTCATCGCCCGTCTACGACTGGTTCAACGAGCGCCTGGACATCCAGGAGATCGTCGACGACGTCGCGTCGAAGTACGTGCCGCCCCACGTCAACATCTTCTATTGCCTGGGCGGCATCACCCTGGTCTGCTTCCTGGTCCAGTTCGCGACCGGTTTCGCGATGACCTTCTATTACAAGCCAACCGTGGCTGAGGCCTATGCCTCGGTGCAGTACCTCATGACCGACGTCAGCTTCGGCTGGCTGATCCGCTCCGTGCACCGCTGGAGCGCCTCGATGATGGTGCTGATGCTGATCCTCCACGTGTTCCGCGTGTACCTCACCGGTGGCTTCAAGCGCCCCCGTGAGCTCACCTGGATCACCGGCGTCACCATGGCCGTGATCACCGTGTCGTTCGGTGTGACGGGTTACTCCCTTCCCTGGGACCAGGTGGGTTACTGGGCCGTGAAGATCGTGTCCGGCGTTCCTGCTGCCGTGCCTGTGGTGGGCGACTTCATGGTGGAACTGCTCCGCGGTGGTGAGAGCGTTGGCCAGGCCACCCTCACGCGCTTCTACAGCCTGCACACCTTCGTGATGCCTTGGCTTCTGGCCGTGTTCATGCTCATCCACTTCCTGATGATCCGGAAGCAGGGCATCTCCGGTCCCCTCTGA
- the petD gene encoding cytochrome b6-f complex subunit IV, protein MHVLKKPDLSDPKLRAKLAKGMGHNYYGEPAWPNDLLYIFPVVILGTLACLVGLAVLDPAMLGDKADPFATPLEILPEWYLYPVFQILRVVPNKLLGIALQTMIPLGLMLIPFIESFNKFQNPFRRPVAMAAFLFGTVFTIYLGIGAALPIDKSLTLGLF, encoded by the coding sequence ATGCACGTCCTCAAGAAGCCTGATCTGAGCGATCCCAAGCTGCGGGCCAAGCTGGCCAAGGGCATGGGTCACAACTATTACGGCGAGCCGGCCTGGCCCAACGACCTGCTCTACATCTTCCCGGTGGTGATCCTGGGCACCCTCGCCTGCTTGGTGGGCTTGGCTGTCCTCGATCCGGCCATGCTGGGTGACAAAGCTGATCCCTTCGCTACTCCTCTGGAAATCCTTCCCGAGTGGTACCTCTACCCGGTCTTCCAGATCCTGCGGGTTGTTCCCAACAAGCTGCTGGGTATCGCCCTTCAGACCATGATCCCCCTCGGTCTGATGCTCATCCCCTTCATCGAGAGCTTCAACAAGTTCCAGAACCCCTTCCGCCGTCCCGTGGCCATGGCTGCCTTCCTGTTTGGCACCGTGTTCACCATCTATCTCGGCATCGGTGCTGCTCTGCCCATCGACAAGTCCCTCACCCTGGGCCTGTTCTGA
- a CDS encoding HD domain-containing protein — protein MGSRTYHDPLHGAIRLDRAQPAEALAIALIDTPPFQRLRRIRQLGPAYLTFHGAESSRFTHSLGVLDLARRALRELSRFRPELEQHAGLLYAAALLHDVGHGPLSHSGEEMYGLHHEAWSARLIREHPSLREPLEHYAPGTAEAVADLLEHGRSPCPAIKALVSSQLDCDRLDYLLRDSYSTGTRYGQLDLERILSSLTLAPDGSLALHPKGLMAVEHYLVVRNLMYRSVYNHRLNVVCNWLLSRCIAVARQLGPEQVWADGVMQRWLWHADALNLHDFLGNDDHRTGYHLQRWKEEGPSELQVLCQRVLDRRLLKASDVSRLSRERRLELLALAQRLSEQAGLQGDLCCGLQSQRNRGYHPYRGGLRLWDGQHLTALEQRSSLVSSLSTPTESAWLIHPPEVTAPLRQQLALEAGEEAS, from the coding sequence ATGGGATCGCGCACCTATCACGACCCCCTGCATGGAGCGATTCGCCTCGATCGCGCGCAGCCGGCGGAAGCCCTGGCCATTGCCCTGATCGATACCCCCCCGTTTCAGCGCTTGCGCCGCATCCGCCAACTGGGGCCGGCCTACCTCACCTTTCATGGGGCCGAATCCAGCCGCTTCACCCATTCGCTCGGGGTGCTGGATCTGGCGCGACGGGCCCTGCGGGAATTGAGCCGGTTTCGGCCCGAACTCGAGCAACACGCCGGGCTGCTCTATGCCGCAGCCCTCCTGCACGACGTTGGCCACGGCCCCCTCAGCCACTCCGGCGAGGAGATGTATGGACTGCACCACGAGGCCTGGTCGGCGCGGCTGATCCGCGAGCACCCGAGCCTGCGGGAGCCGTTGGAGCACTACGCCCCTGGCACCGCCGAGGCCGTGGCGGATCTGCTGGAGCACGGCCGCTCCCCCTGCCCGGCGATCAAAGCACTGGTGAGCAGCCAGCTGGATTGCGACCGGCTCGATTACCTGCTGCGCGACAGCTACAGCACCGGCACCCGCTACGGCCAACTGGATCTCGAGCGGATCCTTTCCAGCCTCACGCTGGCGCCTGACGGCAGCCTGGCCTTGCACCCCAAAGGCTTGATGGCGGTTGAGCACTACTTGGTGGTGCGCAACCTGATGTACAGAAGCGTGTACAACCACCGGCTGAACGTGGTGTGCAACTGGCTCCTGAGCCGCTGCATCGCCGTGGCCCGCCAACTGGGGCCGGAGCAGGTGTGGGCCGATGGGGTGATGCAGCGCTGGCTCTGGCATGCCGATGCCCTCAACCTCCACGACTTTCTGGGCAATGACGACCACCGCACCGGTTACCACCTGCAGCGCTGGAAAGAGGAGGGGCCGAGCGAACTGCAGGTGCTCTGCCAACGCGTGCTGGATCGCCGGCTGCTCAAAGCCAGTGATGTGAGCCGGCTCAGCCGCGAGCGGCGCCTGGAGCTGCTGGCCCTCGCCCAGCGCCTGAGTGAGCAGGCCGGGCTGCAAGGCGATCTGTGCTGCGGCCTGCAAAGCCAACGCAACCGCGGGTATCACCCCTATCGCGGCGGGCTGCGGCTCTGGGATGGCCAGCACCTCACCGCCCTGGAGCAGCGTTCAAGCCTGGTGAGCAGCCTGAGCACCCCCACCGAAAGCGCCTGGCTGATTCATCCCCCCGAGGTGACCGCCCCCCTGCGGCAGCAGCTGGCCCTGGAAGCCGGCGAAGAAGCTTCTTAA
- the minC gene encoding septum site-determining protein MinC: MQAGPHHLELMPQALSTASPLEEVVAWLNRESTPGSLWLHCNDRVLTLPDLQSIQQRLREADMELVGVQATTALGLVAAASQGLDTGLTRARAKPEASPGEPPALTIHRGTLRSGDHLEVEGSLLVLGDVNPGARVSAGGDVRVWGRLRGVAHAGSKGDGTARIVALQLRPLQLRIAAAVARGPEDQPPPGFCEQAVLRGGAIAIEPAEPQWPVQAERVSD; this comes from the coding sequence ATGCAAGCCGGCCCCCACCACCTGGAGCTGATGCCCCAGGCCCTCAGCACCGCCTCACCGCTGGAGGAGGTAGTCGCCTGGCTCAACCGCGAGAGCACGCCCGGCAGCCTTTGGCTCCACTGCAACGACCGGGTGCTCACGCTTCCCGACTTGCAGAGCATTCAGCAACGGCTGCGCGAAGCCGACATGGAGCTGGTGGGGGTGCAGGCGACCACAGCCCTCGGGCTGGTGGCCGCCGCATCACAGGGACTGGACACTGGCTTGACGCGAGCCAGAGCCAAACCGGAGGCTTCACCTGGCGAACCCCCAGCGCTCACCATCCATCGCGGCACCCTGCGATCGGGCGACCATCTCGAGGTGGAGGGATCTCTGCTGGTGCTCGGTGATGTGAATCCAGGAGCGCGGGTGAGTGCCGGCGGGGATGTGCGGGTCTGGGGTCGCCTGCGTGGCGTCGCCCACGCCGGCAGCAAAGGCGATGGCACAGCCCGAATCGTGGCACTGCAGCTGCGGCCGCTGCAGCTGCGGATCGCGGCAGCCGTCGCTCGTGGCCCCGAGGATCAACCGCCTCCAGGCTTCTGTGAACAGGCTGTGCTGCGCGGCGGAGCGATCGCGATCGAACCGGCCGAGCCGCAGTGGCCCGTTCAGGCAGAACGCGTCAGCGATTAA
- a CDS encoding glycoside hydrolase 100 family protein: MARQFSQERLRVRPSSREEAVVSAAHEHFERTLIRIRGELVGSMAALSHPGGKDHALNYDEVFLRDNVPVMLLLLVQGRFAIVRNFLETCLELQSSAYQTRGVFPTSFVEQNGELVADYGQRSIGRITSVDASLWWPVLCWLYVRRSRDWDFGSSQRVQRGVQLLLDLVLHPTFEGTPVLFVPDCAFMIDRPMDVWGAPLEVEVLLYGCLSSCCQLMALAQKSHNSRLLEQRLVLTREWKHDLRRYLLKHYWVTSKTMQVLRRRPTEQYGETQALNEFNVQPQVIPPWLQDWLENRGGYLIGNMRTGRPDFRFYSLGNCLACLFELITAPQQRALFRLVLHNREHLMAQMPMRICHPPLEGDEWSEKTGSDPKNWPWSYHNGGHWPSLLWYLGGALLLHEQRYPQADVLLMGQMRAMLEECYWMQLNQLPRQQWAEYFDGPTGTWVGQQARTYQTWTIVGFLLLHHLLRVNPSDAALLDINRD, encoded by the coding sequence ATGGCCAGGCAGTTCAGCCAAGAACGCCTACGGGTACGCCCCAGCTCCCGTGAGGAAGCGGTGGTGAGCGCTGCGCACGAGCACTTTGAGCGCACCCTGATCCGCATCCGTGGCGAGCTGGTGGGATCGATGGCAGCCCTCAGCCACCCCGGCGGGAAGGATCACGCCCTCAACTACGACGAGGTGTTCCTGCGGGACAACGTGCCCGTGATGCTGCTCCTACTGGTGCAAGGACGCTTCGCCATCGTGCGGAACTTCCTGGAAACCTGCCTGGAACTCCAGAGCAGCGCTTATCAGACCCGCGGCGTGTTCCCCACCAGCTTTGTAGAGCAGAACGGTGAGCTGGTGGCCGACTACGGCCAACGGTCCATTGGGCGGATCACCTCGGTGGACGCCAGCCTGTGGTGGCCAGTGCTGTGTTGGCTCTACGTGAGGCGCAGCCGCGACTGGGACTTCGGATCCAGTCAACGGGTGCAGCGGGGGGTGCAGCTCTTACTGGATCTGGTGCTGCACCCCACCTTCGAAGGCACGCCGGTGCTGTTTGTTCCGGACTGCGCCTTCATGATTGATCGCCCCATGGATGTGTGGGGAGCACCTCTCGAGGTCGAGGTGTTGCTCTACGGCTGCCTCAGCAGTTGTTGCCAGCTGATGGCCCTGGCCCAGAAAAGCCACAACAGCCGGCTCCTGGAGCAACGCCTGGTGCTCACCCGCGAGTGGAAGCACGACCTGCGGCGCTATCTGCTCAAGCACTACTGGGTGACGAGCAAAACCATGCAGGTGCTGCGGCGGCGGCCGACGGAGCAATACGGAGAAACCCAGGCCCTCAATGAATTCAATGTGCAGCCGCAGGTGATTCCCCCCTGGCTGCAGGACTGGCTGGAAAACCGAGGCGGCTACCTGATCGGCAACATGCGCACTGGCCGACCCGACTTTCGCTTCTACAGCCTGGGCAATTGCCTGGCCTGCCTGTTTGAACTGATTACCGCCCCCCAGCAACGGGCGCTGTTTCGGTTGGTGTTGCACAACCGAGAACACCTGATGGCGCAGATGCCGATGCGGATCTGCCATCCACCGCTGGAAGGGGACGAGTGGAGCGAAAAAACCGGCTCCGATCCCAAGAACTGGCCCTGGAGCTACCACAACGGTGGCCACTGGCCCAGCCTGCTCTGGTACCTGGGCGGCGCCCTGTTGCTGCACGAGCAGCGCTACCCCCAGGCCGATGTGCTGCTGATGGGGCAGATGCGGGCGATGCTGGAGGAGTGCTACTGGATGCAGCTCAACCAGCTGCCCCGCCAGCAATGGGCTGAATACTTCGATGGCCCTACCGGAACCTGGGTGGGCCAGCAGGCCCGTACCTACCAGACCTGGACCATCGTGGGCTTCCTGCTCCTGCATCATCTGCTGCGGGTGAACCCCAGCGATGCCGCCTTGCTGGACATCAACCGTGACTGA
- a CDS encoding phosphatidylserine/phosphatidylglycerophosphate/cardiolipin synthase family protein encodes MVAALSGQQRLLVMPDDGGAAVVELLDQAREELLLKQFKLQSEQIEQALFRARERGVRVRVMLNPHTSGGDRWNDEAFALLQSHGIEVVWTSECFPVTHEKSIVIDGHAALIATFNLSEKYFTETRDYGVISHDPVVIEQVRAGFEADWHRSFFEPRLDVGLVWSNAHSRGQMARVIDAARKTLWIQHPKFVDAVILERIVAARERGVKVRVLCGGKHGLSDWDVYDTFSSLRVMELFGVKIRRQKQLKLHAKLILVDGQSAMTGSMNIDRSAFDVRRELGIEIDCPKVIRRLATTFEADWEAAKKYSAPDPLDPSYHEHGELAPDPHFVHN; translated from the coding sequence ATGGTCGCCGCCCTTAGCGGTCAGCAGCGTCTGCTTGTGATGCCCGACGACGGCGGCGCCGCGGTGGTGGAGCTGCTTGATCAGGCCCGCGAGGAACTGCTGCTCAAACAGTTCAAGCTGCAGAGTGAGCAGATCGAGCAAGCGCTCTTCCGTGCCCGCGAGCGCGGCGTCCGGGTGCGGGTGATGCTCAATCCCCACACCTCCGGCGGCGATCGCTGGAACGATGAAGCCTTCGCGCTCCTTCAGAGCCACGGCATCGAGGTGGTGTGGACCAGCGAATGCTTCCCGGTGACCCACGAGAAATCGATCGTGATCGACGGCCATGCCGCCTTGATCGCCACGTTCAACCTCTCGGAGAAATACTTCACTGAAACCCGCGACTACGGCGTGATCAGCCACGACCCGGTGGTGATCGAACAGGTGCGCGCTGGCTTTGAGGCGGATTGGCATCGCAGCTTTTTTGAACCGCGTCTCGATGTGGGGCTGGTGTGGAGCAATGCCCACAGCCGCGGTCAGATGGCCCGCGTGATCGATGCCGCCCGCAAGACCCTCTGGATTCAGCACCCAAAATTCGTGGATGCCGTGATCCTCGAGCGGATTGTGGCGGCGCGGGAGCGCGGCGTGAAGGTGCGGGTGCTCTGCGGCGGCAAGCATGGCCTCAGCGATTGGGATGTGTACGACACCTTCAGCTCCCTGCGGGTGATGGAGCTGTTTGGCGTGAAGATTCGCCGCCAGAAACAGCTCAAATTGCATGCCAAGTTGATCCTGGTGGATGGCCAATCAGCGATGACTGGATCGATGAATATCGATCGCAGCGCCTTCGATGTGCGCCGTGAGCTCGGGATCGAAATCGATTGCCCCAAGGTGATTCGTCGTTTGGCTACCACCTTCGAGGCCGACTGGGAGGCTGCGAAGAAATACAGCGCTCCTGACCCGCTCGATCCCAGCTATCACGAGCACGGTGAACTCGCGCCCGATCCCCACTTTGTCCACAACTGA
- a CDS encoding chromate transporter, producing MAEDAQRPTHLQLFLGMQQVALSSFGGGLSAWSERIVVEERQWMGKEEFITGLTVARLFPGPNQINMAVYIGSRFRGFTGAIAALLGILLLPFSLLMLLGLGYYYLHATLAVDRVLAGVITASAGMALSMGFKIAGAYARDPVAMVLAGASFIAMTVFHVRLVPLVLVAGPLAMAWYWPRQETP from the coding sequence ATGGCTGAAGACGCCCAAAGGCCCACCCATCTGCAGTTGTTTTTGGGGATGCAGCAAGTGGCCCTCTCCTCCTTCGGTGGGGGGCTCTCCGCCTGGAGTGAGCGCATCGTGGTGGAAGAGCGCCAGTGGATGGGGAAGGAAGAATTCATCACCGGCCTCACGGTGGCGCGTCTCTTCCCTGGGCCCAATCAGATCAACATGGCGGTGTATATCGGCAGCCGCTTCCGCGGATTCACCGGTGCGATCGCAGCCCTACTGGGCATCCTGCTGCTGCCGTTCAGCTTGTTGATGTTGCTGGGCCTTGGCTACTACTACCTGCACGCCACCCTGGCCGTGGATCGGGTGCTGGCCGGGGTGATCACAGCCTCCGCTGGCATGGCCCTGTCGATGGGCTTCAAGATCGCCGGGGCCTACGCCCGCGATCCCGTGGCGATGGTGTTGGCCGGCGCCAGTTTCATCGCCATGACCGTGTTTCATGTGCGGTTGGTGCCCCTGGTGTTGGTGGCCGGGCCGTTGGCGATGGCCTGGTACTGGCCCCGGCAGGAGACGCCATGA
- a CDS encoding chromate transporter has translation MSASVAATAACQAVQLGDWRELFAVIGDFLRLSLFSLGGGNTLLNEYHHMAVDQYCWLSSRQFAEIYAIAEAAPGPSSMIVGLLGMGAAVQEGPLWGVLTGLMAEISILLPSTLLMVVAALSWNRLRHSPWRVAFERGLGPITLGILFAVGLKILRISDHDMPAYAVSLVVCVLMLRTKISPLWFMAIAGLMGALGLVNR, from the coding sequence ATGAGCGCGAGCGTTGCGGCAACAGCCGCTTGCCAGGCCGTGCAGCTGGGTGATTGGCGGGAGCTGTTCGCTGTGATCGGCGACTTTCTGCGTCTGTCGCTGTTTTCGCTGGGGGGCGGCAACACCCTGCTGAACGAATACCACCACATGGCGGTGGATCAGTACTGCTGGCTCAGCTCCCGCCAGTTTGCGGAGATCTATGCCATCGCTGAGGCAGCGCCGGGTCCCAGCTCAATGATCGTGGGCCTGCTGGGGATGGGAGCGGCTGTTCAGGAAGGCCCCCTCTGGGGAGTGTTAACCGGATTGATGGCGGAGATCTCCATCCTGTTGCCGTCCACCCTGCTGATGGTGGTGGCGGCGCTCAGCTGGAATCGCCTGCGCCACAGCCCCTGGCGGGTGGCGTTTGAGCGCGGGCTGGGGCCGATCACCCTGGGCATCCTGTTTGCGGTGGGCCTGAAGATCCTGCGCATTTCCGATCACGACATGCCCGCCTATGCGGTGTCGCTGGTGGTGTGTGTGCTGATGCTGCGCACCAAGATTTCACCGCTCTGGTTCATGGCCATCGCTGGCCTGATGGGAGCACTGGGACTGGTTAATCGCTGA